From Alcaligenes faecalis, the proteins below share one genomic window:
- the cysS gene encoding cysteine--tRNA ligase, translating to MLRIYNSLSRSKEVFSPVEPGHVRMYVCGMTVYDFCHLGHARMLVSFDIVQRWLRASGYRVSYVRNITDIDDKIIRRAVERKQLMSQVTDFYIAAMHADEKALGVQSPDSEPRATQHVPDMLGIIAKLEENGLAYQSEDGDVNYAVRQFPGYGKLSGRSLDDLRAGERVALNSAKRDPLDFVLWKSAKEDEPAESKWESSYGLGRPGWHIECSAMSKALLGLPLDIHGGGPDLKFPHHENEIAQTEGAFGGQLANVWMHCGPLMVDSEKMSKSLGNFRRIRDTVAPEGLADEESSYIANPREAEMLRFFIVRNHYRSLQNYAPDNLRDAQQALDRLYQTLQHVPAADVQIDWTQGPALAFAEAMNDDFNTAGAIAVLFELAGQANRDKDAQAAGLMRALGGVIGLLQVDPAVYWRASTRFGQAASVAGADSLSDTQIDELLAERSQAKQNRDFARADAIREQLKEQGVELEDRPGGATQWRRA from the coding sequence ATGTTGCGCATTTATAACTCGTTGTCACGCTCTAAAGAGGTGTTTTCTCCGGTTGAACCGGGCCACGTACGTATGTACGTCTGTGGCATGACGGTGTACGACTTCTGTCACCTGGGACACGCTCGTATGCTGGTCAGCTTTGACATCGTGCAGCGCTGGTTGCGAGCAAGCGGCTACCGCGTCTCCTATGTGCGCAACATTACCGATATTGATGACAAGATCATTCGCCGTGCCGTCGAGCGCAAGCAGTTGATGTCTCAGGTGACGGACTTCTATATTGCAGCCATGCATGCCGACGAAAAGGCGTTGGGTGTGCAAAGCCCCGATTCGGAGCCGCGCGCCACGCAGCACGTGCCCGATATGCTGGGCATTATTGCCAAGCTGGAAGAAAACGGCCTGGCTTATCAGTCCGAAGACGGTGATGTGAACTACGCGGTGCGTCAGTTCCCCGGCTACGGCAAGCTGTCGGGTCGCTCTCTGGATGATCTGCGTGCCGGTGAGCGTGTTGCCCTGAACTCGGCCAAGCGTGACCCTCTGGATTTTGTGCTGTGGAAGTCGGCTAAAGAAGACGAGCCCGCTGAATCCAAGTGGGAATCCTCGTACGGCCTGGGTCGTCCAGGCTGGCACATCGAGTGCTCGGCCATGAGCAAGGCACTGCTGGGTCTGCCCCTGGATATTCACGGCGGTGGCCCGGACTTGAAGTTCCCTCACCACGAAAACGAAATTGCCCAAACAGAAGGTGCCTTTGGCGGCCAGCTGGCCAATGTCTGGATGCACTGCGGTCCCCTGATGGTGGACTCGGAGAAAATGTCCAAGTCCCTGGGCAACTTCCGTCGCATCCGCGATACCGTGGCGCCCGAAGGTCTGGCCGACGAGGAAAGCAGCTACATCGCCAACCCGCGTGAAGCTGAAATGCTGCGCTTCTTTATTGTGCGCAATCATTACCGCAGCCTGCAAAACTACGCGCCGGACAATCTGCGCGATGCCCAGCAGGCTCTGGACCGTCTGTACCAGACCCTGCAACACGTTCCTGCCGCCGACGTTCAGATCGACTGGACGCAAGGCCCGGCCTTGGCTTTTGCCGAAGCCATGAATGACGATTTCAATACGGCTGGCGCTATTGCCGTTCTGTTTGAACTGGCTGGCCAGGCCAACCGCGACAAGGATGCGCAGGCCGCCGGTTTGATGCGCGCTCTGGGTGGCGTGATTGGTCTGTTGCAAGTGGACCCGGCCGTCTACTGGCGCGCCAGCACACGTTTTGGTCAGGCGGCCAGCGTGGCCGGCGCCGACTCCTTGAGCGATACCCAGATTGATGAGCTGCTGGCTGAGCGCAGCCAGGCCAAACAGAACCGTGACTTTGCGCGCGCCGACGCCATTCGTGAGCAGCTTAAAGAGCAGGGCGTTGAGCTGGAAGATCGGCCAGGTGGAGCAACACAATGGCGCAGGGCCTAA
- a CDS encoding helix-turn-helix domain-containing protein, with protein sequence MEQWSTTAIPATRRAPYWMEAVNKAYVQLECAVPSRSSAPFFGAITRRELAAVSLSHITSTTQTVLRTPLQISRASEDIFLLSIQVAGAGKLVQDEKTAHLKPGDLALYDSTRPYQLLFDHDFEQYVLSLPGSILRKRLHNAEDMTACKITSAQSGTARLLSHMVSELMDCPPSGGPIVDLSLADSLVGILVAALAENLGSLPLSDDTGSVRRDRIKAYVLENLRDPELNIGKIAKRLSLTASTVHRAWEGEADSLTNWIWSMRLKGAEQDLRRLAHHNKTITEIAYHWGFSSSAHFSRAFRQHFGVPPKEARESMRALVQSDSMPV encoded by the coding sequence ATGGAGCAATGGTCCACCACGGCAATTCCCGCTACCCGGCGCGCACCCTATTGGATGGAGGCCGTCAACAAGGCCTATGTGCAACTGGAATGCGCCGTTCCCTCCCGCTCCAGCGCCCCTTTCTTCGGAGCCATTACGCGTCGTGAGCTGGCGGCCGTCAGCCTCTCCCATATCACCTCGACCACACAGACGGTACTGCGCACGCCTTTGCAAATTTCCAGAGCATCCGAGGATATTTTTCTGCTCAGCATTCAGGTGGCCGGAGCGGGAAAACTGGTTCAGGACGAAAAAACCGCTCACCTGAAACCTGGTGACCTGGCCCTGTACGACTCCACCCGCCCCTATCAGCTCTTGTTTGACCATGACTTCGAGCAGTATGTGCTTTCTTTGCCCGGCTCCATCTTGCGCAAGCGTTTACACAATGCCGAGGACATGACGGCCTGCAAAATCACCAGCGCCCAATCCGGCACGGCACGTTTGCTCTCCCATATGGTCAGCGAACTGATGGACTGCCCACCCTCCGGTGGCCCAATTGTAGATTTGTCGCTTGCCGACAGCCTGGTCGGTATTCTGGTCGCTGCGCTGGCAGAAAATCTGGGCAGCCTGCCTTTAAGCGACGATACGGGGTCTGTCCGACGCGACCGCATCAAAGCCTATGTGCTGGAAAATCTGCGCGACCCGGAGCTGAATATAGGCAAGATTGCCAAACGTTTGAGCCTGACGGCCAGCACCGTGCATCGCGCCTGGGAGGGCGAAGCCGATTCACTGACAAACTGGATTTGGTCCATGCGCCTGAAAGGCGCTGAACAGGATTTGCGCCGGCTGGCCCACCACAACAAGACCATCACGGAAATTGCTTACCACTGGGGGTTCAGCAGCTCTGCCCATTTCAGCCGGGCATTTCGGCAGCACTTTGGTGTGCCGCCCAAAGAGGCCCGCGAAAGTATGCGGGCCCTGGTTCAATCAGACTCGATGCCTGTCTGA
- a CDS encoding tetratricopeptide repeat protein — MSAQSLPDSPPSSARVNDPLLDIAPEPERGWKGLARALDVLAPSVDTSLPLSAAEVSQRISTLIAQGRHADALQAIEKQLAQREDRGEPGANVQLLFLKARALSASGDHNGAISLYQNMTTYYPELPEPWNNLAAEYIAQDKLDLALEALKMALTADPSYALARANMGEVQLMLANDTYRQAAASGVSKAAQRAQQTGQILQQ; from the coding sequence GTGAGCGCCCAATCCCTGCCCGATTCGCCCCCGTCCAGCGCGCGAGTGAACGATCCCCTGCTGGATATCGCCCCCGAACCTGAACGTGGCTGGAAAGGTCTGGCCCGTGCCCTGGACGTTCTCGCCCCCAGTGTTGATACGTCTTTGCCGCTTAGCGCCGCTGAGGTCAGCCAGCGCATCAGCACCCTGATTGCCCAGGGTCGTCATGCCGACGCCTTGCAGGCTATTGAAAAACAGCTGGCGCAGCGCGAGGACCGTGGCGAACCCGGTGCCAATGTGCAACTGCTGTTTTTGAAAGCACGCGCCCTGTCGGCCAGTGGTGACCACAATGGCGCCATCAGCCTCTACCAGAACATGACCACCTATTACCCGGAGCTGCCCGAGCCCTGGAATAATCTGGCGGCTGAATACATTGCGCAGGACAAGCTGGACCTGGCCCTGGAAGCCCTGAAAATGGCCCTGACCGCCGATCCATCCTATGCGCTGGCTCGCGCCAATATGGGTGAAGTCCAACTGATGCTGGCCAATGACACTTACCGTCAGGCCGCCGCCAGTGGTGTGTCCAAAGCAGCCCAGCGTGCGCAACAAACTGGCCAAATTCTGCAACAATAA
- a CDS encoding nitrilase, which produces MQTRKIVRAAAVQAASPNYDLATGVDKTIELARQARDEGCDLIVFGETWLPGYPFHVWLGAPAWSLKYSARYYANSLSLDSAEFQRIAQAARTLGIFIALGYSERSGGSLYLGQCLIDDKGQMLWSRRKLKPTHVERTVFGEGYARDLIVSDTELGRVGALCCWEHLSPLSKYALYSQHEAIHIAAWPSFSLYSEQAHALSAKVNMAASQIYSVEGQCFTIAASSVVTQETLDMLEVGEHNASLLKVGGGSSMIFAPDGRTLAPYLPHDAEGLIIADLNMEEIAFAKAINDPVGHYSKPEATRLVLDLGHREPMTRVHSKSVIQEEAPEPHVQSTAAPVAVSQTQDSDTLLVQEPS; this is translated from the coding sequence ATGCAGACAAGAAAAATCGTCCGGGCAGCCGCCGTACAGGCCGCCTCTCCCAACTACGATCTGGCAACGGGTGTTGATAAAACCATTGAGCTGGCTCGTCAGGCCCGCGATGAGGGCTGTGACCTGATCGTGTTTGGTGAAACCTGGCTGCCCGGCTATCCCTTCCACGTCTGGCTGGGCGCACCGGCCTGGTCGCTGAAATACAGTGCCCGCTACTATGCCAACTCGCTCTCGCTGGACAGTGCAGAGTTTCAACGCATTGCCCAGGCCGCACGGACCTTGGGTATTTTCATCGCACTGGGTTATAGCGAGCGCAGCGGCGGCAGCCTTTACCTGGGCCAATGCCTGATCGACGACAAGGGCCAGATGCTGTGGTCGCGTCGCAAACTCAAACCTACACATGTTGAGCGCACCGTGTTTGGTGAAGGTTATGCCCGAGATCTGATTGTGTCCGACACCGAGCTGGGCCGCGTCGGTGCCCTGTGCTGCTGGGAGCACCTGTCCCCCTTGAGCAAGTACGCGCTGTACTCCCAGCACGAAGCCATTCACATTGCCGCCTGGCCGTCCTTTTCGCTGTACAGCGAACAGGCCCATGCGCTCAGCGCCAAGGTGAACATGGCTGCCTCGCAAATCTATTCGGTTGAAGGCCAGTGCTTTACCATCGCCGCCAGCAGTGTCGTCACCCAGGAGACACTGGACATGCTGGAAGTAGGTGAACACAACGCCTCCCTGCTGAAAGTGGGCGGCGGCAGTTCCATGATTTTTGCGCCGGACGGACGCACATTGGCTCCCTACCTGCCACACGATGCCGAAGGCCTGATCATTGCCGATCTGAACATGGAAGAAATTGCCTTCGCCAAGGCGATCAACGACCCTGTGGGCCACTACTCCAAACCCGAGGCCACCCGTCTGGTACTGGACCTGGGGCACCGTGAGCCCATGACTCGGGTGCATTCCAAAAGCGTGATCCAGGAAGAAGCTCCCGAGCCGCACGTGCAAAGTACGGCTGCGCCCGTCGCCGTCAGCCAGACTCAGGACTCGGATACGCTACTGGTGCAAGAACCGTCCTGA
- a CDS encoding DNA-3-methyladenine glycosylase family protein, producing MAQGLSGVQSGPQVRLVGKPDYWDDACAQLMKRDRILRKLIPQHGDYWLQHQAPAFTTLVRSIVGQQLASRTADQLWRKLLDGCGQALSPELILELGYEALHGLGLPKRKAEYIVDLATHFDARKIDPQAWQSLSDEAVIADLCAIRGVGRWTADMFLIFNLHRPDVLPLDDAGLLKAISQHYFSGEPVSRFEAREVAQAWAPWCTVATWHLWRSLNTVAVRY from the coding sequence ATGGCGCAGGGCCTAAGCGGCGTTCAATCCGGCCCGCAAGTTCGTTTGGTGGGCAAACCTGATTACTGGGACGACGCGTGCGCCCAGCTGATGAAGCGCGATCGTATCCTGCGCAAACTCATCCCCCAGCATGGCGACTACTGGCTGCAACATCAGGCTCCGGCTTTCACCACTCTGGTGCGTTCCATCGTGGGCCAGCAACTGGCCTCGCGTACGGCGGACCAGCTGTGGCGCAAGCTGCTGGACGGTTGCGGTCAGGCTCTCTCGCCTGAACTGATTCTGGAACTGGGTTACGAGGCCTTGCATGGTTTGGGCTTGCCCAAACGCAAGGCCGAATACATTGTTGATTTGGCGACTCACTTTGATGCTCGTAAAATCGACCCCCAGGCATGGCAGTCCCTGTCTGACGAAGCCGTTATTGCGGACCTGTGCGCCATTCGTGGCGTAGGTCGCTGGACGGCAGATATGTTTCTGATTTTCAACTTGCACAGACCCGATGTTCTCCCCTTGGATGATGCGGGCCTGCTCAAGGCAATCTCTCAGCACTATTTCAGCGGCGAGCCGGTATCTCGGTTCGAGGCGCGTGAAGTTGCCCAAGCGTGGGCGCCGTGGTGCACGGTGGCTACCTGGCATCTGTGGCGCAGTCTGAACACAGTTGCGGTACGATATTAA
- a CDS encoding acetyl-CoA carboxylase carboxyltransferase subunit alpha: MRNTFLEFEQPLAELEGKIEELRYVQSDSAVDISEELSRLQQKSQTLAKNIYAKLTPWQTALVARHPQRPYTLDYVNQIFSDFHELHGDRMYADDLAIVGGLARFNGTPCMVIGHQKGRDTKERARRNFGMPRPEGYRKALRLMHLAEKFGIPVFTFVDTPGAYPGIGAEERGQSEAIGHNLFAMAKLRVPIISTIIGEGGSGGALAIAVGDVVSMLQYSTYAVISPEGCASILWRSADKAPVAAEALAITAPRLKELGLVDRVINEPIGGAHRDPTMMARQLGRALADALRQVSGLSTEQLLAQRMERLLAYGRYQEVRA, encoded by the coding sequence ATGCGAAATACATTCCTGGAATTTGAGCAGCCTTTGGCCGAGCTCGAAGGCAAAATCGAAGAGCTCCGCTATGTGCAATCTGATTCCGCTGTGGATATTTCAGAGGAACTCAGCCGTCTGCAGCAAAAAAGCCAGACGCTGGCCAAGAACATTTACGCCAAGCTCACGCCTTGGCAAACGGCCCTGGTTGCTCGCCATCCACAACGTCCATATACGCTGGACTATGTAAACCAGATCTTCTCGGACTTCCACGAGCTGCATGGCGATCGCATGTACGCGGACGACCTGGCAATTGTGGGTGGTCTGGCTCGTTTCAACGGCACGCCTTGCATGGTCATTGGTCACCAGAAAGGTCGTGACACCAAAGAGCGCGCCCGTCGCAACTTCGGCATGCCGCGCCCTGAAGGCTATCGCAAGGCCCTGCGCCTGATGCATCTGGCTGAAAAATTCGGTATCCCCGTTTTCACCTTTGTGGACACCCCCGGTGCCTACCCCGGTATTGGTGCGGAAGAGCGTGGCCAGTCCGAGGCAATCGGTCATAACCTGTTTGCCATGGCCAAGCTGCGTGTACCTATCATCTCCACCATTATTGGTGAAGGCGGTTCGGGCGGCGCTTTGGCAATTGCCGTGGGTGACGTGGTCTCCATGCTGCAATACTCCACCTACGCCGTGATCTCGCCCGAAGGTTGTGCCTCGATTCTGTGGCGCAGCGCGGACAAGGCTCCTGTGGCGGCTGAAGCCTTGGCCATTACCGCACCCCGTTTGAAAGAACTGGGTCTGGTCGATCGCGTGATTAACGAGCCTATCGGTGGCGCGCATCGCGACCCCACCATGATGGCGCGTCAATTGGGCCGTGCCCTGGCCGACGCCTTGCGTCAGGTCTCGGGCCTGAGCACCGAACAACTGCTGGCGCAGCGTATGGAACGTCTACTGGCCTACGGTCGTTATCAGGAAGTTCGTGCCTGA
- the tilS gene encoding tRNA lysidine(34) synthetase TilS, whose amino-acid sequence MLAVHAHLWASRRKVTLHFFHIHHGLQAIADQWQAHVHDLAARLQRPCHSLRVQVQSRRLSADGMESAARDARYQGLAELAHFIGLQHVLLAHHQDDQAETVLMRLLRGTGTTGLGAMAPHMQRDDLSYWRPWLEQPRALILQASEHFAAATGWHAVQDPTNTNPDYTRGAVRDLLTPVLDARWPGWQSRLQRQAHLSRETQEVLDSVARQDWLGLEPDETGRSFSLSAWRGLEPARQSMVIRYWLQEQGAGLPTHARLAELLRQLRGVHAQGHDRNLMWKHGPNLIRCVRGRVQIESAGSGEQQAGLKADQASK is encoded by the coding sequence ATGCTGGCGGTACATGCCCATCTTTGGGCCAGCCGCCGCAAAGTCACACTTCATTTTTTTCATATCCATCACGGCCTGCAAGCCATTGCCGATCAGTGGCAGGCGCACGTGCATGACTTGGCTGCGCGTTTGCAGCGACCCTGTCACAGCTTGCGGGTCCAGGTGCAATCCCGCCGTCTCAGCGCGGATGGCATGGAATCTGCCGCACGTGATGCCCGCTATCAAGGTCTGGCTGAACTGGCGCATTTTATTGGCTTGCAGCATGTGCTGCTGGCCCATCATCAGGACGATCAGGCTGAAACCGTTTTGATGCGTTTGCTGCGAGGCACGGGCACAACCGGCCTGGGTGCGATGGCCCCCCATATGCAGCGCGATGATCTGAGTTACTGGCGACCCTGGCTGGAGCAGCCCAGGGCACTTATTCTTCAAGCCAGTGAACATTTTGCGGCGGCCACAGGCTGGCACGCAGTACAAGACCCCACCAATACCAATCCTGATTACACCCGTGGCGCGGTGCGTGACTTGCTCACGCCTGTGCTGGATGCGCGCTGGCCGGGTTGGCAGAGCCGTTTGCAAAGACAGGCTCACCTGAGCCGTGAAACGCAGGAGGTCCTGGACAGTGTGGCCCGTCAGGACTGGCTGGGCCTGGAGCCGGATGAAACCGGCCGCAGCTTCAGTCTGAGCGCCTGGCGCGGTCTGGAACCGGCCCGGCAAAGCATGGTGATCCGTTATTGGTTGCAGGAGCAGGGCGCCGGTTTGCCCACGCATGCCCGTCTGGCAGAGCTGCTGCGCCAGCTGCGTGGCGTGCATGCCCAGGGCCATGACAGAAATTTGATGTGGAAGCATGGACCAAACCTGATCCGCTGTGTGCGCGGTCGGGTGCAGATCGAATCTGCCGGTTCAGGCGAGCAGCAAGCCGGCCTGAAGGCCGATCAAGCAAGTAAGTAA
- a CDS encoding aspartate kinase — protein sequence MSLIVHKYGGTSMGSIERIQNVARRVAKWHAAGHQVVVVPSAMSGETNRLLGLAKELSIQPDPRELDMLAATGEQASSALLAMALAAQGVPARSYAGWQVPVKTDNAYTRARISSIDDTRIRQDLDAGRVVVVTGFQGVDEEGNITTLGRGGSDTSAVAVAAAMKASECLIYTDVDGVYTTDPRVVPEARRMKVLSFEEMLEMASLGSKVLQIRSVEFAGKYKVPVRVLSSMTDPMIPLEEEMSSGTLITFEEDQKMEAAVVSGIAFSRDEAKFTLRAVPDTPGVAYSILGPIAAANIEVDMILQNLSVQGTTDFSFTVSRNDALRTKELLMNQVGPAVGAGEIVFDEAVCKVSIVGIGMRNHAGIASSMFRALSEEGINIQMISTSEIKTSVIIADKYMELAVRALHKTFELDQEK from the coding sequence ATGTCCCTGATCGTACATAAATATGGCGGCACGTCGATGGGCTCGATCGAGCGCATCCAGAATGTGGCGCGTCGGGTTGCCAAATGGCATGCCGCCGGGCACCAAGTGGTGGTGGTTCCTTCGGCCATGTCCGGTGAAACCAACCGTTTGCTAGGCCTGGCCAAAGAACTGAGCATTCAGCCTGATCCGCGTGAGCTGGATATGCTGGCTGCCACGGGCGAACAAGCCAGTAGCGCTTTGTTGGCCATGGCTTTGGCTGCCCAGGGCGTTCCCGCCCGCAGCTATGCCGGTTGGCAAGTTCCAGTCAAGACCGACAATGCCTACACGCGTGCCCGCATTAGCTCTATTGATGACACCCGTATTCGCCAGGATCTGGACGCAGGCCGTGTGGTCGTTGTGACTGGTTTCCAAGGTGTGGATGAAGAAGGCAATATCACGACCCTGGGTCGTGGTGGTTCGGACACTTCTGCGGTGGCTGTTGCCGCTGCCATGAAGGCCAGCGAATGCCTGATTTATACCGATGTGGATGGTGTCTACACAACTGACCCGCGCGTGGTGCCAGAAGCCCGTCGCATGAAAGTGCTGTCCTTTGAAGAAATGCTGGAAATGGCCTCTTTGGGCTCCAAGGTTCTTCAAATCCGGTCCGTGGAATTTGCGGGCAAGTACAAGGTGCCTGTGCGCGTCTTGTCCTCCATGACCGACCCCATGATTCCGCTCGAAGAAGAAATGTCTTCGGGCACGCTGATTACTTTCGAGGAAGACCAAAAAATGGAAGCTGCCGTTGTCTCTGGCATCGCCTTCAGCCGTGATGAAGCCAAGTTCACCCTGCGTGCCGTTCCTGACACCCCAGGCGTGGCCTATTCCATTCTGGGCCCCATCGCAGCGGCCAACATCGAAGTCGACATGATTTTGCAGAACCTGTCGGTTCAGGGCACCACAGACTTCTCCTTTACCGTTAGCCGCAACGACGCGCTGCGTACCAAGGAATTGTTGATGAACCAGGTCGGTCCTGCTGTGGGCGCTGGCGAAATCGTGTTTGACGAAGCCGTTTGCAAAGTGTCCATCGTCGGTATCGGCATGCGTAACCACGCTGGCATCGCCAGCTCCATGTTCCGCGCCTTGTCCGAAGAGGGCATCAACATCCAGATGATCAGCACCAGTGAGATCAAGACCTCGGTCATCATCGCTGACAAGTACATGGAATTGGCGGTACGTGCTCTGCACAAGACGTTCGAGCTGGATCAGGAAAAATAA
- a CDS encoding prohibitin family protein, translating to MSTDKNPFTKLAAKTKPEGGTTSYSKGLGFLGAAVVIFLILIVASMGSFLQVDQGERGVVLRNGKLVRVADPGLDFKVPFFDTVRKISVRDHTVRMQLEAYSFDQQSASMVASVTYRVPETDVAQLYSEYGSLEALEARLLERKALDVIKNVFGKYTAAQSIQNREKLGADINEAMRVTLESAPLQMMGVQVEEVSFSKAYEQSIENRMLAQVQIETTRQQKETASIQAEIQVVQAEAEARAQRERYMAEADGIRLRGEAEAKAISAKAQALAQNTNLVNLNAVEKWDGKLPESLVPGSAMPFIGLR from the coding sequence ATGAGCACTGATAAAAATCCATTTACGAAACTGGCTGCTAAAACAAAGCCAGAAGGTGGCACTACCAGCTACTCCAAGGGACTGGGTTTCCTTGGGGCTGCTGTGGTTATTTTCCTGATCCTGATCGTAGCCTCCATGGGCTCGTTCCTGCAGGTAGACCAGGGTGAACGTGGCGTGGTGCTGCGTAACGGTAAACTGGTCCGCGTGGCTGACCCAGGTCTGGACTTTAAGGTCCCGTTCTTTGATACGGTACGAAAGATTTCGGTACGCGATCACACGGTTCGCATGCAGCTTGAGGCGTACAGTTTTGACCAGCAGTCTGCCTCCATGGTGGCCTCGGTAACGTACCGCGTACCTGAAACCGATGTGGCCCAGCTGTACTCCGAATACGGTTCGCTGGAAGCGCTGGAGGCCCGTTTGCTGGAGCGCAAGGCCCTGGACGTGATCAAGAACGTGTTCGGTAAATACACCGCCGCTCAGTCCATCCAGAATCGTGAAAAACTGGGTGCTGACATTAATGAAGCCATGCGCGTGACTCTGGAATCGGCTCCTTTGCAGATGATGGGCGTGCAGGTCGAGGAAGTGTCTTTCTCCAAGGCCTACGAGCAGTCGATTGAAAACCGCATGCTGGCCCAGGTTCAGATTGAAACCACCCGCCAGCAAAAAGAAACCGCTTCCATTCAGGCTGAAATCCAGGTGGTTCAGGCTGAAGCCGAAGCCCGCGCTCAGCGCGAACGCTACATGGCCGAAGCTGACGGTATTCGCCTGCGTGGTGAAGCCGAAGCCAAGGCAATTTCTGCCAAGGCTCAGGCATTGGCTCAGAACACCAATCTGGTCAACTTGAATGCTGTGGAGAAATGGGACGGTAAACTGCCAGAAAGTCTGGTTCCCGGTTCCGCCATGCCATTTATTGGACTGCGTTAA
- a CDS encoding phenylacetic acid degradation protein PaaY, which yields MQNIYSIDGLVPVVHPTAYVHPTAVLIGDVIIGEGVYIGPLASLRGDFGRIIMKAGSNIQDTCVIHGTPYQDTVVHEDGHVGHGAVLHGCVIGRNVLVGMNAVVMDAADIGADSIIGAMAFVKKGMQVPPRSLVAGSPATVVKELDQKAIDGKFFGTRMYQRLAQRSLATMQRVEPLTEVEADRPRLREDQIYPVDK from the coding sequence ATGCAAAATATTTATTCTATTGATGGGCTGGTGCCCGTGGTTCATCCCACGGCCTATGTTCATCCTACCGCTGTACTGATTGGTGACGTCATTATTGGTGAGGGCGTGTATATCGGCCCTCTGGCCAGTTTGCGAGGGGACTTCGGGCGCATCATCATGAAGGCCGGCTCCAATATTCAGGACACCTGTGTTATTCACGGCACGCCTTATCAGGACACGGTGGTGCATGAGGATGGCCACGTTGGGCACGGCGCAGTGCTGCACGGCTGCGTCATTGGCCGCAATGTGCTGGTGGGCATGAATGCGGTCGTCATGGACGCGGCGGACATCGGTGCAGACAGCATTATTGGTGCCATGGCCTTTGTGAAAAAAGGCATGCAGGTGCCTCCTCGCAGTCTGGTGGCGGGTTCCCCGGCTACGGTGGTCAAGGAACTGGATCAGAAAGCCATTGATGGCAAGTTCTTCGGTACGCGCATGTACCAGCGTCTGGCCCAGCGTTCCCTGGCAACGATGCAGCGCGTGGAGCCGTTGACGGAAGTGGAAGCAGACCGTCCGCGTTTGCGTGAAGACCAGATTTATCCAGTGGATAAATAA
- a CDS encoding DUF4870 family protein — translation MNDEMNPVPQGGGTNQLVSLRNLTLINYALYILSMFGGITALVAIIINYIKRDEVRGTYLESHFDWQIRTFWWGFVGVALSFLLMAILVGFVTIVIVGVWILYRLIKGLLALNDGKAIA, via the coding sequence ATGAATGATGAAATGAACCCGGTCCCACAAGGTGGGGGTACAAACCAGCTGGTCAGCCTGCGTAATCTGACGCTAATCAATTACGCCCTGTACATCCTGTCCATGTTTGGTGGCATTACTGCGCTGGTCGCCATCATCATCAATTACATCAAGCGTGATGAGGTTCGCGGCACCTACCTGGAGTCGCACTTTGATTGGCAAATCCGTACCTTCTGGTGGGGCTTTGTGGGCGTGGCGCTCTCGTTCTTGCTGATGGCAATTCTGGTGGGTTTTGTGACCATCGTAATTGTGGGCGTATGGATTCTGTACCGCCTGATCAAAGGCCTGCTGGCCTTGAATGACGGCAAGGCCATTGCCTGA